The following proteins are encoded in a genomic region of Pseudodesulfovibrio mercurii:
- a CDS encoding DUF2339 domain-containing protein, translating to MLIGLGWVAVSIVLPIYCLVKVKGQSARMEALVTRLGSLEKELSRLAAARRDGERPPAPEPDEAPDETPVEPARKPAADFTYEASPAWTPAPEPEPQAVPVPEPKPEPLVAPVPEPQAGAGGEAMARRAAEPATSPFEPTPVEPAPVGGEVPEDATPARGMEWRLGARLPVWLGGAALILAGIFLVKYSIEQGLLGPLGRCILGGVFGAALQAAGLNLYHREGVVDRERMAMSLAGAGLAILYGTLYAASVLYGLIPLWLGFLGLAAVTAGAVLESLLMGEPIALLGMAGGFAAPLLVGRASPSPVVFFGYLILLHGGLLFICRRKGFFLTAVLSNVLVALWLGYWLVRVISPMDQSVLLGFILLDAGLIVRLLWQRSDAEVPDDKFLPSNRWSLLSIASVAFAVVLSSGMGHLYSGNAVNLIFLLVLAAGIMVLCWFQERTYLPAAYMAAVFLAVVGAEALPSAPSPYHLWLAAYAGVFCLGGILLLMQSETPGKWTPLVLGAGVAAFYLFHRDFGRLMPVAFWSAAASALGAVALGMAPRVGRLRDDPATRNAARAFAWVGGFGFLWAVAYGLSSHYEALGYAALIAAAALLWRWTREEAYGHLPLLPLAALAYKTVSLGILPWTITLFGATLHAFSRPYWLETATFSLLLPCVLVIGALVLVRDLPRLSRRGLEGAAGILLALSLAVLVRALASGGIPQGLSSLIENGLVTNGLFVAAFAGFHLARRSEDHSLNWVALGLAALAVWRVACLDVALNPWLRGISVGSVPVFNLLLAEYIPPIVWLSLLARLLSPLGIRFIGTGSRVFCLVLLFLLVTLEVRQVYHPVGLGLGATTDLEIFTYSVAWIVLAMAFLIIGTIRGNRMLRLASLCLMAPSVVKIFLYDASELTGLLRAFSFLGLGVCLILIGWFYSQFVFNDQPLNRETFKKSWRAFLPQKK from the coding sequence TTGCTTATCGGTCTCGGTTGGGTGGCGGTTTCCATCGTTCTTCCCATTTATTGTCTGGTCAAGGTCAAGGGGCAGTCGGCCCGCATGGAGGCGCTGGTCACCCGGCTGGGGTCCCTGGAAAAGGAACTGTCCCGGCTCGCCGCCGCCCGGCGGGACGGGGAGCGCCCGCCCGCGCCCGAGCCGGACGAGGCCCCGGACGAGACCCCGGTCGAACCTGCCCGGAAACCAGCGGCCGACTTCACCTATGAGGCCTCCCCCGCCTGGACGCCCGCGCCCGAGCCGGAGCCCCAGGCCGTGCCCGTGCCTGAGCCGAAACCGGAGCCCCTGGTTGCGCCCGTGCCCGAGCCCCAAGCCGGAGCGGGCGGCGAAGCCATGGCCCGCCGGGCGGCCGAACCCGCGACCTCGCCTTTCGAGCCCACGCCCGTCGAGCCCGCGCCCGTTGGCGGCGAGGTGCCGGAAGACGCCACCCCGGCGCGCGGCATGGAGTGGCGGCTGGGCGCCCGGCTGCCGGTCTGGCTGGGCGGGGCCGCCCTGATCCTGGCCGGAATCTTTCTCGTCAAGTATTCCATCGAGCAGGGGCTGCTCGGCCCCCTGGGCCGGTGCATCCTGGGCGGAGTGTTCGGCGCGGCGCTCCAGGCGGCCGGACTCAACCTGTACCACCGCGAAGGCGTGGTGGACCGCGAGCGCATGGCCATGTCCCTGGCCGGTGCCGGGCTGGCCATCCTGTACGGCACGCTCTATGCCGCCTCCGTGCTCTACGGCCTCATCCCGCTGTGGCTCGGCTTCCTGGGCCTGGCCGCGGTCACCGCCGGGGCCGTGCTCGAATCCCTGCTCATGGGCGAACCCATCGCCCTGCTCGGCATGGCGGGCGGTTTCGCGGCCCCCCTGCTCGTGGGCCGGGCCTCGCCGTCCCCCGTGGTCTTCTTCGGCTATCTCATCCTGCTGCACGGCGGCCTCCTGTTCATCTGCCGCCGCAAGGGCTTTTTCCTGACCGCCGTCCTGTCCAACGTCCTGGTGGCCCTGTGGCTCGGCTATTGGCTGGTCCGGGTGATCTCCCCGATGGACCAGAGCGTGCTTCTGGGATTCATCCTGCTCGACGCGGGCCTCATCGTCCGGCTCCTGTGGCAGCGCTCCGACGCCGAGGTCCCGGACGACAAGTTCCTGCCGTCCAACCGCTGGAGCCTGCTCAGCATCGCCTCCGTGGCCTTTGCCGTGGTCCTGTCCTCGGGCATGGGCCATCTCTATTCCGGCAACGCCGTCAACCTGATCTTCCTGCTCGTCCTGGCCGCCGGGATCATGGTCCTGTGTTGGTTCCAGGAGCGGACCTATCTTCCGGCGGCCTACATGGCGGCCGTCTTTCTGGCCGTGGTGGGAGCCGAGGCCCTGCCCTCGGCGCCTTCGCCCTACCATCTGTGGCTGGCGGCCTATGCCGGGGTCTTCTGCCTGGGCGGCATCCTGCTGTTGATGCAATCCGAGACCCCCGGCAAATGGACGCCCCTGGTCCTCGGTGCGGGCGTGGCGGCATTCTATCTCTTCCACCGGGATTTCGGTCGGCTCATGCCGGTGGCCTTCTGGTCGGCGGCGGCCTCGGCCCTGGGCGCGGTCGCCCTGGGCATGGCCCCACGGGTGGGACGGCTGCGGGACGATCCGGCCACACGCAACGCGGCCCGCGCCTTTGCCTGGGTGGGCGGCTTCGGGTTTCTCTGGGCCGTGGCCTACGGCCTGTCGTCCCATTACGAGGCGTTGGGGTACGCGGCCCTGATCGCGGCCGCAGCCCTGCTGTGGCGGTGGACGCGGGAAGAGGCCTATGGCCATCTCCCGCTGCTGCCCCTGGCCGCGCTCGCGTACAAGACCGTGAGCCTCGGCATACTCCCGTGGACGATCACCCTGTTCGGCGCGACGCTGCACGCCTTTTCCCGTCCCTACTGGCTCGAAACCGCCACCTTCTCCCTGCTGCTGCCGTGCGTCCTCGTCATCGGCGCGCTCGTGCTCGTCCGCGACCTGCCCCGGCTTTCCCGGAGAGGGCTGGAGGGCGCGGCCGGCATCCTGCTGGCCCTGAGTTTGGCCGTCCTGGTCAGGGCTCTGGCCTCGGGCGGCATCCCGCAAGGCCTGTCGTCCCTCATCGAGAACGGGCTGGTCACCAACGGCCTGTTCGTCGCGGCCTTTGCCGGGTTCCACCTTGCCCGGCGCAGCGAGGACCATTCCCTCAACTGGGTCGCCCTGGGGCTGGCCGCCCTGGCCGTCTGGCGGGTCGCCTGCCTGGACGTGGCGCTCAACCCCTGGCTGCGCGGCATTTCGGTCGGGAGCGTCCCGGTCTTCAACCTGCTCCTTGCGGAATACATCCCGCCCATCGTCTGGCTGAGCCTGCTCGCCCGGCTTCTCAGCCCCCTGGGCATCCGGTTCATCGGCACCGGCTCCCGGGTCTTCTGCCTGGTTCTCCTGTTCCTGCTGGTCACCCTGGAGGTCCGCCAGGTCTATCACCCCGTGGGGCTCGGCCTGGGGGCGACCACGGACCTGGAGATATTCACCTATTCGGTCGCCTGGATCGTCCTCGCCATGGCATTTCTCATCATCGGGACCATCCGGGGCAACCGCATGCTCCGGCTGGCCTCCCTGTGCCTCATGGCCCCCTCGGTGGTGAAGATCTTCCTGTACGACGCCTCGGAGTTGACGGGCCTGCTGCGCGCCTTCTCCTTCCTCGGCCTCGGCGTCTGCCTGATCCTCATCGGCTGGTTTTATTCGCAGTTCGTGTTCAACGACCAGCCCCTCAACCGCGAGACCTTCAAGAAAAGCTGGCGGGCCTTCCTGCCGCAAAAGAAGTAG